The proteins below come from a single Myxococcus xanthus genomic window:
- a CDS encoding Hsp70 family protein, translating to MSTGSILGIDFGTTNTAAAFFDKAGKLRVVPVTDKSVTLPSVVWFHAADKAIVGHAARRQIIDDPRHTVFGAKRFLGRRFQSEYVTQHKDKYAFGLVEAEDGYTAVTMYGKQTSLTDVAHLIIKQIHTLANHAAGTPFRECVLTVPAHASSRQRAAVRHAAEQAGLQVRAIINEPTAAALYYANLRNPEQTVMVFDLGGGTFDATLLAVQNKVVKVLATGGDAFLGGANFDERIVEMLVNDFQQKHGIDLRGNKVVMQRLVFAAESAKMALSQRDATVLRVPCIAQKDGGFIDFDYTLTRKRLEEMAFQLIERTASACDDVLERAKLKADQIDELVLVGGQTRMPAIRQRFSHFKRMSSDKEVNPELGVAVGAAILGRNLARGITGLADVVPMPISIMVPGGAQHEVIPANTPVPATKSVTMELPMIPGPLSIALFEALDTTTVDRELLGTVRVELDWRTTYKGPTTLELRMGQDFVLSAALVSPQGARHPLAISDMRAPKRSA from the coding sequence ATGAGTACGGGCTCCATCCTTGGCATCGACTTCGGGACCACCAACACCGCCGCGGCCTTCTTCGACAAGGCCGGCAAGCTTCGTGTCGTTCCGGTGACGGACAAGAGCGTCACGCTGCCCTCCGTCGTCTGGTTCCACGCGGCGGACAAGGCCATCGTTGGCCACGCCGCGCGCCGGCAAATCATTGACGACCCTCGCCACACCGTCTTCGGCGCCAAGCGCTTCCTGGGCCGCCGCTTCCAGTCCGAGTACGTCACCCAGCACAAGGACAAGTACGCCTTCGGGCTCGTCGAGGCCGAGGACGGCTACACGGCCGTGACGATGTACGGGAAGCAGACGTCGCTGACGGACGTGGCGCACCTCATCATCAAGCAGATTCACACGTTGGCGAACCACGCCGCCGGCACGCCCTTCCGCGAGTGCGTGCTCACCGTGCCCGCGCACGCCAGCAGTCGCCAGCGCGCGGCGGTGCGCCATGCCGCGGAGCAGGCCGGCCTCCAGGTGCGCGCCATCATCAACGAGCCCACCGCCGCCGCGCTCTACTACGCCAACCTGCGCAACCCCGAGCAGACGGTGATGGTGTTCGACCTGGGCGGCGGCACCTTCGACGCCACCCTGCTCGCGGTGCAGAACAAGGTGGTGAAGGTGCTGGCCACCGGCGGTGATGCCTTCCTGGGCGGCGCCAACTTCGACGAGCGCATCGTGGAGATGCTGGTGAACGACTTCCAGCAGAAGCACGGCATCGACCTGCGCGGGAACAAGGTGGTGATGCAGCGGCTCGTCTTCGCCGCTGAGTCCGCGAAGATGGCGCTGAGCCAGCGCGACGCCACGGTGCTCCGCGTGCCGTGCATCGCCCAGAAGGACGGCGGCTTCATCGACTTCGACTACACGCTCACCCGCAAGCGCCTGGAGGAGATGGCCTTCCAGCTCATCGAGCGCACCGCATCCGCCTGCGACGACGTGCTAGAGCGCGCGAAGCTGAAGGCAGACCAGATTGACGAGCTGGTCCTCGTCGGCGGCCAGACGCGCATGCCCGCCATCCGCCAGCGCTTCTCCCACTTCAAGCGCATGTCCTCCGACAAGGAGGTCAACCCGGAGCTCGGCGTCGCGGTGGGCGCGGCCATCCTCGGCCGGAACCTGGCGCGCGGCATCACCGGCCTGGCGGACGTGGTGCCCATGCCCATCAGCATCATGGTCCCCGGCGGCGCGCAGCACGAGGTCATCCCCGCCAACACCCCCGTGCCCGCGACGAAGTCCGTGACGATGGAGCTGCCGATGATTCCCGGGCCGCTCTCCATCGCCCTCTTCGAGGCGCTGGACACCACCACCGTGGACCGCGAGCTGCTGGGCACCGTCCGCGTCGAGTTGGACTGGCGCACCACCTACAAGGGCCCCACCACGCTGGAGCTCCGCATGGGTCAGGACTTCGTCCTCAGCGCCGCGCTCGTCTCCCCTCAGGGCGCCCGGCATCCGCTGGCCATCAGCGACATGCGCGCACCCAAGCGCTCCGCGTAA
- a CDS encoding DoxX family protein, which produces MVGKSAVGLTLIRVVFGLSLALGHGLPKLTGDMSKFAAGVAQLGFPFPTFFAWCATLAEFLGGLLVAVGLFTRPAAAMAGFTMAVALYRHRADPFGRMEMALLYLAVMAGIALIGAGPWSLDAKVRRRA; this is translated from the coding sequence ATGGTGGGTAAGTCCGCGGTGGGTTTGACGTTGATCCGCGTGGTGTTCGGTCTCTCGTTGGCGCTGGGGCACGGCCTGCCCAAGCTCACCGGCGACATGAGCAAGTTCGCGGCGGGCGTGGCGCAGCTCGGATTCCCGTTTCCGACGTTCTTCGCCTGGTGCGCCACGTTGGCTGAGTTCCTGGGCGGGCTGCTGGTGGCCGTGGGCCTCTTCACGCGTCCGGCGGCGGCAATGGCGGGCTTCACCATGGCAGTGGCCCTCTACCGGCACCGCGCGGACCCCTTCGGCCGCATGGAAATGGCGCTGCTCTACCTCGCCGTCATGGCCGGAATCGCGCTCATCGGCGCGGGGCCGTGGAGCCTCGACGCGAAGGTCCGCCGTCGCGCCTGA